One genomic segment of Nonomuraea coxensis DSM 45129 includes these proteins:
- a CDS encoding RHS repeat-associated core domain-containing protein: protein MNTYTYDPLDRTTSKTEKEGTTSAKTTTYSYLGLSGEVLDEEVAGKLTKSFQYAPWGERLSQVKIKTDSSEESSYYGYNPHTDVEQITKETGDTRATYGYTAYGKNDDKLFTGVDKPDPVDPTAKEEYNPYRFNAKRWDNSTGMYDMGFRDYNPNLNRFLNLDTYNDALDDLALSLDPWTANRYAFAGGNPISNIEIDGHDFWDDLSRAAAFGADPGSAGSILAHGAETAAGLAAMVWGAGSAIGGGAACLTGVGCIVGAPAVAAGAGVITAGAATAGVGTSGLINDIRHIVQAAVGEGSDSSSNNTNRSSSSSTGNGEVAKSKGQLAQESGDEYERFLWNKFGHEGGFKGVFEFDRGGAAGVRSLVTLSDG from the coding sequence GTGAATACATACACCTACGACCCACTGGACAGGACGACATCCAAGACGGAGAAGGAAGGCACCACCTCCGCAAAGACCACCACCTACTCCTATCTCGGCCTGTCCGGCGAGGTCCTGGACGAGGAAGTGGCCGGCAAACTCACCAAATCCTTCCAGTACGCACCTTGGGGCGAGCGCCTATCGCAGGTGAAGATCAAGACCGACAGCTCGGAAGAATCCTCCTACTACGGCTACAACCCGCACACCGACGTCGAGCAGATCACCAAGGAGACCGGCGACACCCGCGCCACCTACGGCTACACCGCCTACGGCAAGAACGACGACAAACTCTTCACCGGCGTCGACAAGCCCGACCCCGTCGACCCGACGGCCAAGGAGGAGTACAACCCCTACCGCTTCAACGCCAAGCGCTGGGACAACTCCACCGGCATGTACGACATGGGGTTCCGCGACTACAACCCCAACCTCAACCGCTTCCTCAACCTCGACACCTACAACGACGCCCTCGACGACCTAGCCCTCAGCCTCGACCCCTGGACCGCCAACCGCTACGCCTTCGCCGGCGGCAATCCCATCAGCAACATAGAGATCGACGGGCACGACTTCTGGGATGACCTGAGTAGGGCCGCCGCCTTCGGCGCCGATCCCGGGAGCGCTGGCTCCATCCTCGCCCACGGGGCGGAAACTGCAGCCGGACTGGCCGCCATGGTTTGGGGTGCCGGTAGCGCCATCGGTGGCGGCGCCGCATGCCTGACCGGTGTGGGTTGCATAGTTGGAGCGCCTGCTGTGGCAGCGGGGGCTGGCGTGATCACCGCGGGCGCCGCTACTGCGGGTGTCGGCACCTCAGGCCTTATCAATGACATCCGTCATATCGTGCAGGCGGCAGTCGGCGAAGGTTCGGACAGCTCATCCAACAACACCAACCGAAGCAGCAGCAGTAGTACCGGCAATGGAGAAGTGGCCAAGTCCAAGGGCCAGCTCGCGCAAGAGAGTGGAGACGAGTACGAGCGATTCCTCTGGAATAAGTTCGGCCATGAGGGCGGCTTTAAGGGGGTCTTCGAGTTTGATCGGGGAGGGGCGGCAGGAGTCCGCTCTCTGGTCACGTTGAGTGACGGCTAA
- a CDS encoding ISL3 family transposase: protein MQNTIEISSDATLLLGLEGVAVVRVERDDDGHRVVHMITDDETARACPACGVFATRVKERVLTSPRDLCAGGETISLLWHKRRWVCREERCRRGSFTEQVPQVGARMRTTARLRRACGRSVVDGGRTISQAGRDHRLSWPVAMREMRAYATEVLPAEPLPTSAIGIDEIRRGAPRWEQDAATGKYRLIADRWHVGFTDLCGEQGLLGQVEGRVATSVTAWLNARPAAWRNAVSYVAIDMCAVFRSAIRAALPHAIIVVDHFHLVQLANAKLAELRRRLTWKMRGRRGRKGDPEYDHRRLLRANAEELTAEQRAVLERDVGRIGTAGRHLLAGWHAKEKLRHLLALARTNPARSRIAHRLHAFFAWCADHAYLPELVTLAQSIAAWWAEIEAFIRTGITNAKSEGTNRVIKLEARCAYGFRNTSNQRLRSRCATTRSSRNRAIPA from the coding sequence GTGCAGAACACTATAGAGATTTCTTCGGATGCGACACTGCTGCTGGGCCTGGAAGGCGTGGCGGTGGTGCGGGTGGAACGCGACGATGACGGCCATCGGGTGGTCCACATGATCACTGATGATGAGACGGCACGGGCCTGCCCGGCGTGCGGGGTGTTCGCCACCCGGGTCAAGGAACGTGTGCTCACCTCGCCCCGCGACCTGTGCGCCGGCGGTGAGACGATCAGCCTGCTGTGGCACAAACGCCGCTGGGTGTGCCGGGAGGAACGCTGTCGGCGCGGATCGTTCACCGAGCAGGTTCCGCAGGTCGGCGCGAGGATGCGGACCACCGCCAGGTTGCGGCGGGCCTGCGGGCGCAGCGTGGTGGACGGCGGGCGCACCATCTCCCAGGCCGGGCGTGACCATCGGCTGTCCTGGCCGGTGGCGATGCGCGAGATGCGCGCCTATGCCACCGAGGTGCTGCCCGCCGAGCCGCTGCCGACCTCGGCAATCGGGATCGATGAGATCCGGCGGGGCGCTCCCCGCTGGGAACAGGATGCGGCCACCGGCAAGTACCGGCTGATCGCCGACCGATGGCATGTCGGCTTCACCGATCTGTGCGGGGAGCAAGGGCTGCTCGGCCAGGTCGAAGGCCGCGTGGCGACGTCGGTCACGGCCTGGTTGAACGCCCGGCCCGCCGCATGGCGCAACGCCGTCTCCTACGTGGCGATCGACATGTGCGCGGTGTTTCGCTCGGCGATCCGCGCCGCGCTGCCACACGCGATCATCGTGGTGGACCATTTCCACCTGGTGCAACTGGCCAACGCCAAGCTCGCTGAGCTGCGGCGGCGGCTGACCTGGAAGATGCGCGGACGCCGTGGACGCAAGGGCGACCCCGAATACGACCACCGCCGCCTGCTGCGCGCCAATGCCGAGGAGTTGACCGCCGAGCAGCGTGCCGTCCTGGAACGCGACGTGGGCAGGATCGGCACCGCCGGCAGGCATCTGCTGGCAGGCTGGCACGCCAAGGAGAAACTGCGTCACCTGCTCGCGCTGGCCCGGACCAACCCGGCCCGCTCGCGGATCGCCCACCGCCTGCACGCCTTTTTCGCCTGGTGCGCCGACCACGCCTACCTGCCCGAACTGGTCACCTTGGCCCAGAGCATCGCCGCCTGGTGGGCCGAGATCGAGGCGTTCATCCGCACGGGCATCACCAATGCCAAGAGCGAAGGGACCAATCGCGTGATCAAGCTCGAAGCGCGCTGCGCGTACGGCTTCCGCAACACGAGCAATCAACGCCTCCGATCACGCTGCGCAACCACCCGCTCAAGCCGAAACCGAGCTATCCCCGCGTAA
- a CDS encoding ISAs1 family transposase, translating to MLAGITDPCDPRGIRHPLGAVLGVAVVTTLAGAANYRELGSTAADLPQTLLGLLGARRHRLGPYLAPSAATLRRVLISVDAGELDAAVGAWLRAHASCDEQGWAIALDGKDLHGSWNSDGRLVLFSAMAHRGDGRDAVVLGQITVPEGTTETTQICSLLAGIDIAGALVTADAAHTCATTARDLVEKHHADYLLTIKGNRSSLYAAALALGCELIAEDPAHVSTERGHGRINRWTTWATDITGDGIGLPYAARLAVIRRDVADLAGQPRSKQVVIVVTSRVHLSAAEIAAHGPAPSWRWA from the coding sequence ATGCTGGCAGGCATCACCGATCCATGTGACCCACGCGGGATCCGGCATCCGCTGGGGGCCGTGCTGGGAGTCGCCGTGGTGACGACGCTGGCCGGCGCCGCCAACTATCGGGAACTGGGTTCGACGGCCGCTGACCTGCCGCAGACCCTGCTCGGCCTGCTGGGCGCGCGCCGGCATCGACTCGGCCCGTACCTCGCCCCCAGCGCGGCCACCCTGCGACGCGTGCTGATCAGCGTGGACGCGGGCGAACTCGACGCCGCAGTAGGCGCATGGCTGCGTGCGCACGCGTCCTGCGATGAGCAAGGGTGGGCGATCGCGCTGGACGGCAAGGACCTTCACGGCAGTTGGAACTCCGACGGGCGACTGGTGCTGTTCTCGGCGATGGCACACCGCGGGGACGGCCGGGACGCCGTGGTACTCGGGCAGATCACCGTCCCCGAGGGCACCACCGAGACCACTCAGATCTGCTCCCTGCTGGCCGGCATCGACATCGCCGGAGCGCTGGTCACCGCCGACGCGGCGCACACCTGCGCCACCACCGCCCGCGACCTGGTCGAAAAGCATCACGCCGATTATCTGCTGACGATCAAGGGCAACCGGTCATCCCTGTATGCCGCCGCCCTGGCGCTGGGATGCGAACTGATCGCCGAAGACCCCGCTCACGTGAGCACCGAACGGGGACACGGGCGGATCAACCGGTGGACCACCTGGGCCACCGACATCACCGGCGATGGCATCGGCCTGCCGTATGCCGCCCGCCTGGCGGTCATCCGCCGTGATGTGGCCGACCTGGCAGGCCAGCCCCGCAGCAAGCAGGTCGTCATCGTGGTCACCAGCCGCGTCCACCTGTCGGCGGCAGAGATCGCCGCCCACGGCCCCGCCCCGTCATGGCGGTGGGCATGA
- a CDS encoding TIGR02677 family protein yields the protein MTSPSQEHQPFAHLSAPNAALYREVLRAFARAKERFIVHLRPEDVAAELRRDNDDALSQALDKLREWGNLRADADTGRVTSVEDFHRKRFLFQLTPAGQAAEQAIAFYEEAIGQRGALQSVALGDIAEHLQSLAVLARDADPDPARVHLLLLSLTERFSSLADNAQAFMASLRRAIDFSDGDVEGFVAYKERLIEYINRFIADLANSGARIARLLSELEGCGHEGLLRLAARREAADAVPDGEDAAEAYGRAERRAFESWLNRWRGLRDWFISAGVERPSQARLLRQAAITAIKQLIDAVGLLNERRSGRSDRSADFRALARWFAEAPDEEATHRLWRAAFGLASARHLTVTAATLEEWREVTAGTSWQEAPPIKISPQLRRTGSYERRGKPNRVADRSQARRLLLEQAEREAAETAAARAALRTEGPMLLSELDVLDPRAFRLFLGLLGDALAARRPGETEVKTVTADGSMEVRLALVPDGGEVEIRTEDGVLTGPEHVVEIVDLMAVAP from the coding sequence ATGACGTCCCCGTCTCAGGAGCACCAGCCGTTCGCACACCTGAGCGCTCCCAACGCGGCCCTGTACCGGGAGGTCCTGCGCGCCTTCGCACGCGCGAAGGAACGTTTCATCGTGCACCTGCGGCCCGAGGACGTGGCCGCCGAGTTGCGGAGGGACAACGACGACGCGCTCTCGCAGGCGCTGGACAAGCTGCGGGAGTGGGGAAACCTGCGGGCTGACGCCGACACCGGCAGGGTCACGTCCGTGGAGGACTTCCACCGCAAGCGGTTCCTGTTCCAACTCACCCCGGCGGGGCAGGCGGCCGAGCAGGCGATCGCGTTCTACGAGGAGGCGATCGGGCAGCGCGGAGCGCTGCAGTCGGTGGCGCTGGGCGACATCGCCGAGCATCTGCAGTCGCTGGCGGTCCTGGCGCGGGATGCGGATCCCGACCCGGCCAGGGTCCACCTGCTGCTGCTCTCGCTGACCGAGCGGTTCTCATCGCTGGCCGACAACGCCCAGGCGTTCATGGCCTCGCTGCGTCGCGCGATCGACTTCTCCGACGGCGACGTGGAGGGGTTCGTCGCCTACAAGGAACGGTTGATCGAGTACATCAACCGCTTCATCGCCGACCTGGCCAACTCCGGGGCGCGCATCGCCAGGCTGCTGTCGGAGCTGGAGGGGTGCGGGCATGAGGGTCTGCTGCGGCTGGCCGCGCGCCGGGAGGCGGCTGACGCGGTGCCCGACGGGGAGGACGCGGCGGAGGCGTACGGGAGGGCTGAGAGGCGCGCGTTCGAGTCGTGGCTGAACCGCTGGCGCGGCCTGCGGGACTGGTTCATCTCCGCCGGAGTGGAGCGGCCGTCGCAGGCGCGGCTGCTGCGCCAGGCGGCGATCACGGCGATCAAGCAGCTCATCGACGCGGTCGGGCTGCTCAACGAGCGGCGGTCCGGACGGTCGGATCGGTCGGCCGACTTCCGGGCCCTGGCCCGCTGGTTCGCCGAGGCTCCCGACGAGGAAGCGACACACCGGCTGTGGCGGGCGGCGTTCGGGCTGGCCTCCGCGCGGCACCTGACGGTCACGGCGGCGACCTTGGAGGAGTGGCGGGAGGTGACGGCCGGGACCTCGTGGCAGGAGGCGCCGCCGATCAAGATCTCGCCGCAGCTCCGGCGTACCGGATCCTATGAGCGGCGCGGCAAGCCCAACCGCGTGGCCGACCGCAGCCAGGCCCGGAGGCTGCTGCTGGAGCAGGCCGAGCGGGAGGCGGCCGAGACGGCCGCGGCCCGTGCGGCGCTGCGCACCGAAGGCCCGATGCTGCTCTCGGAGCTGGACGTGCTCGATCCGCGGGCGTTCCGGCTGTTCCTAGGGCTGCTGGGGGACGCGCTGGCGGCCCGGCGCCCCGGGGAGACAGAGGTGAAGACGGTGACCGCTGACGGCTCTATGGAAGTCCGGCTGGCTCTCGTCCCCGACGGTGGCGAGGTGGAGATCCGCACCGAGGACGGCGTGCTCACCGGGCCGGAGCACGTGGTGGAGATCGTCGATCTGATGGCGGTGGCGCCGTGA
- a CDS encoding TIGR02678 family protein, translating to MTPEEERAQRRAALRALLARPLLTAERDAEALVLVRRHLTELRSWLTRETGWRLLVDAGAARLFKTASDPRDGTHPARGKAGEPYGRRRYVLLCLALAMLERADAQTTLGRLAEEVLAAAAEPELDFVFTLDSRAERADLVAVVRMLLDWGVLRRVAGDEEAYLSATGDVLYDVRRPVLAALLTGTRGPSTITADSFEERLAELIAEPVADTDDLRNQALRRGLTRKLLEDPVIYYADLDEAERAYLASQRHAVVRRIEEATGLVAEVRAEGIAMVDPDDELTDVRMPEQRTDGHVTLLVAEHLATRGEVPLEELRGFVREAARAHASFWRRGVTEPGAEDGLLSTALAKLTALRLVRLEEGAAMGLPAIARYALDEPVIKGQ from the coding sequence GTGACCCCGGAGGAGGAGCGGGCTCAGCGGCGGGCGGCGCTGCGCGCGCTGCTGGCCAGGCCCCTGCTGACGGCCGAGCGCGACGCCGAGGCGCTGGTGCTGGTCCGCCGCCATCTGACCGAGTTGCGTAGCTGGCTGACGCGCGAGACCGGCTGGCGGCTGCTGGTGGACGCGGGGGCGGCCCGGCTGTTCAAGACCGCCTCCGACCCTCGCGACGGGACGCACCCGGCGCGGGGCAAGGCGGGAGAACCGTACGGCCGGCGCCGCTACGTACTGCTCTGCCTGGCACTGGCCATGCTGGAGCGGGCCGACGCGCAGACCACGCTGGGCCGGCTGGCCGAGGAGGTGCTGGCGGCCGCGGCCGAGCCGGAGCTGGACTTCGTCTTCACCCTGGACAGCCGGGCCGAGCGGGCCGACCTGGTGGCGGTGGTGCGCATGCTGCTCGACTGGGGCGTGCTGCGCAGGGTCGCGGGCGACGAGGAGGCGTACCTGAGCGCCACCGGCGACGTGCTGTACGACGTGCGCAGGCCGGTGCTGGCCGCGCTGCTCACCGGCACGCGGGGGCCCTCCACGATCACCGCGGACTCGTTCGAGGAACGGCTGGCCGAGCTGATCGCGGAGCCGGTCGCCGACACCGACGACCTGCGTAACCAGGCGCTGCGGCGCGGGCTGACCCGCAAGCTGCTGGAGGATCCGGTGATCTACTACGCCGACCTGGACGAGGCCGAGCGGGCCTACCTGGCCTCGCAGCGGCACGCCGTCGTCCGTCGGATCGAGGAGGCGACCGGGCTGGTGGCCGAAGTACGCGCGGAGGGCATCGCGATGGTGGACCCCGACGACGAGCTGACCGACGTTCGCATGCCCGAGCAGCGTACCGACGGGCATGTGACGCTGCTGGTCGCCGAGCACCTGGCCACCCGCGGGGAGGTGCCGCTGGAGGAGCTGAGGGGGTTCGTCCGGGAGGCCGCCCGCGCGCACGCCTCCTTCTGGCGCAGGGGCGTGACCGAGCCGGGCGCCGAGGACGGGTTGCTGTCGACGGCGCTGGCCAAGCTCACCGCGCTGCGGCTGGTCCGCCTGGAGGAGGGGGCGGCCATGGGACTTCCCGCCATCGCCCGTTACGCACTGGACGAACCCGTCATCAAAGGACAGTGA
- a CDS encoding TIGR02680 family protein gives MLPSPTSERWKPLRAGLVDLFYYDVEEFHFHDGRLLLRGNNGTGKSKVLALTLPFLLDGELAPHRVEPDGDRQKRMEWNLLLGGRHPHPERLGYTWMEFGRRGADGTEEFRTIGCGLKAVKDRGIVRHWFFLTPRRVGAELHLLSPTGVVLTREKLREAVEGHGMVYDRASDYRRAVDEALFGLGEHRYEALVNLLIQLRQPQLSKKPDEKLLSRALTEALPPLSPALIATVADAFRGLDEERDALRGLQEAHRAAGDFLVHYRRYAAIAAKRKAAVLRVAHSRYEHLGRNLSEAEGRHAAAEAELAAAQDLLEELEKRRNLLEARREALQQSPEMRDAERLKQTGEEARRRADDAQRYERERERLAGETRRRGQRAEAARGKAGAAGRDLDETRRAAVTAARAARCERDHLAVTNWQDLPERPEQPRRAAEALAERQERAIGELERLIGAVDTARTRLTAARSEVDRLTGEQQAAAQRIGDAERAAGTAGAALIQDYTLYLAELSELRLDDPDDVLAALETWAVSAEGPNPAAAAVDEASRAATDALGRLGAELDAELRAAGQTATSLAEEIARLEAGEHDAPPAPHTRDLAARLGRPGAPLWKVVDFADEVPADHRAGLEAALEAAGILDSWVQPDGTLLAADDSVIVAATPSAGPSCSAVLRPAVDRADPQAAALSDAAVQTVLEGIGLGAGDGAWVAVDGRWANGVLAGSWRKDEAHHIGEGAREAARRARLAALCAELDQVKRRIDGLRADLAALGARRDRLAAEHRALPPDLPLREAYVKLAAEHERRRHLDADHAAAAQVLRERQDDVRAAADRAGEFAADVGLPAEPAALGEVKAAVADYRLALARLWPAAQAFRHAQEAVAEAEEDLGRTRQQLEAAAELAATARAEADAAAETYRALAETAGAAVDELFRRLNQVEQELRERESTERAARRREQGALQERGKAEGELGNLREQIQEASGTREAAVGEFRAFAATGLLNVALADLDVPDAEGEWAATPAVLLARTVNAELDAVDDGDSPWDRVQKKVAEEHKLLSDAMARHGHSVGLTLHDGVMIVDVVFQGRSRDVPGLAAALAEETGHRARLLSAKEREILENHLLNEVAGTLHELIAAAESEVREMNSELESRPTSTGMRLRLLWKTGRNAPEGLDRVRDKLRQTVDAWSVADRSTVGAFLQERIAREHADNPAAGWTEALTKALDYRAWHEFAIQRQQDGQWRAATGPASGGERVLAASVPLFAAASAHYKSAGNPYAPRLVALDEAFAGVDDDSRAKCLGLLATFDMDVVMTSEREWGCYPQVPGLAICQLSRRDGIDAVLVTPWRWDGRERRRAERPAVAVPAPAAPAATRQHGLFE, from the coding sequence ATGCTGCCTTCCCCGACCTCCGAGCGCTGGAAGCCGCTGCGTGCCGGACTCGTGGACCTCTTCTACTACGACGTGGAGGAGTTCCACTTCCACGACGGCCGGCTCCTGCTGCGCGGCAACAACGGCACCGGCAAGTCCAAGGTGCTGGCCCTGACGCTGCCGTTCCTGCTCGACGGCGAGCTCGCTCCGCACCGGGTCGAGCCCGACGGCGACCGGCAGAAGCGGATGGAGTGGAACCTGCTGCTGGGCGGCAGGCACCCGCATCCCGAGCGGCTGGGCTACACGTGGATGGAGTTCGGCCGCCGGGGTGCCGACGGCACCGAGGAGTTCCGGACGATCGGCTGCGGGTTGAAGGCGGTCAAGGACCGCGGCATCGTCCGGCACTGGTTCTTCCTCACCCCGCGGCGCGTCGGCGCGGAGCTCCACCTGCTCTCTCCCACCGGAGTGGTGCTCACCAGGGAGAAGCTGCGCGAGGCCGTCGAGGGCCACGGCATGGTCTACGACCGGGCCTCCGACTATCGCAGGGCCGTGGACGAGGCGCTGTTCGGGCTCGGCGAGCACCGGTACGAGGCGCTGGTGAACCTCCTCATCCAGTTGCGCCAGCCGCAGTTGTCGAAGAAGCCGGACGAGAAGCTGCTTTCGCGCGCCCTCACCGAGGCGCTGCCGCCGCTCAGCCCCGCGCTGATCGCCACGGTCGCCGACGCGTTCCGCGGCCTGGACGAGGAGCGCGACGCGCTGCGCGGGCTGCAGGAGGCGCACAGGGCCGCGGGCGACTTCCTCGTCCATTACCGCAGGTACGCGGCGATCGCGGCCAAGCGCAAGGCCGCCGTCCTGCGTGTGGCGCACAGCCGCTACGAGCACCTGGGGCGTAACCTGAGCGAGGCCGAGGGCCGCCACGCGGCGGCTGAGGCGGAGCTGGCCGCCGCCCAAGACCTGCTGGAGGAGCTGGAGAAGCGGCGCAATCTGCTGGAGGCCCGCAGGGAGGCGCTGCAGCAGAGCCCCGAGATGCGTGACGCCGAACGGCTCAAGCAGACCGGCGAGGAGGCCCGGCGGCGGGCCGATGACGCGCAGCGCTACGAGCGGGAACGCGAGCGCCTTGCCGGGGAGACCCGGCGCCGCGGGCAGCGGGCCGAGGCCGCCCGTGGCAAGGCCGGCGCGGCGGGCCGCGACCTCGACGAGACCAGGCGGGCGGCCGTCACGGCCGCCCGCGCGGCACGGTGCGAGCGCGATCATCTCGCCGTCACGAACTGGCAGGACCTCCCGGAGCGGCCCGAGCAGCCGCGGCGCGCGGCCGAGGCCCTCGCCGAACGCCAGGAGCGGGCGATCGGCGAGCTGGAACGGCTGATCGGCGCCGTGGACACGGCCCGAACCCGGCTGACGGCGGCACGCTCCGAGGTGGACCGGCTGACCGGGGAGCAGCAGGCCGCCGCCCAGCGGATCGGCGACGCGGAGCGGGCGGCGGGCACGGCGGGCGCCGCGCTGATCCAGGACTACACCCTCTACCTGGCCGAGCTGAGCGAGTTGCGGCTGGACGACCCCGACGACGTGCTAGCCGCGCTGGAGACCTGGGCAGTCTCGGCCGAGGGCCCCAACCCGGCCGCGGCCGCCGTGGACGAGGCGAGCAGGGCGGCCACCGACGCCCTGGGCCGGTTGGGAGCCGAGCTGGACGCCGAACTGCGCGCGGCCGGGCAGACCGCTACGAGCCTGGCGGAGGAGATCGCGCGGCTGGAGGCCGGCGAGCACGACGCGCCCCCAGCCCCGCACACCCGCGACCTCGCCGCCCGCCTCGGCCGTCCCGGCGCCCCGCTGTGGAAGGTGGTCGACTTCGCCGACGAGGTGCCCGCCGATCATCGGGCCGGGCTGGAGGCCGCACTGGAGGCCGCGGGCATCCTGGACTCCTGGGTACAGCCGGACGGGACGCTGCTCGCCGCGGACGACAGCGTCATCGTGGCCGCCACGCCCTCGGCCGGACCGTCCTGCTCGGCCGTGCTGCGTCCCGCCGTGGACCGCGCCGATCCCCAGGCCGCGGCGCTGTCCGACGCCGCCGTCCAGACCGTCCTTGAAGGCATCGGGCTCGGAGCCGGCGACGGGGCATGGGTGGCCGTGGACGGCCGGTGGGCCAACGGCGTGCTGGCCGGATCTTGGCGCAAGGACGAGGCCCATCACATCGGCGAGGGCGCCAGAGAGGCTGCCCGGCGCGCCCGGCTGGCGGCCCTGTGCGCCGAGCTGGACCAGGTCAAGCGGCGGATCGACGGCCTGCGCGCCGATCTCGCCGCGCTCGGCGCGCGGCGGGACAGGCTCGCCGCCGAACATCGCGCGCTGCCGCCGGATCTGCCGCTGCGCGAGGCGTACGTCAAGCTCGCCGCCGAACACGAACGGCGCCGCCACCTGGACGCCGACCACGCCGCCGCGGCCCAGGTGCTGCGGGAGCGGCAGGACGACGTGCGGGCCGCGGCCGATCGGGCCGGGGAGTTCGCCGCCGACGTCGGCCTGCCCGCCGAGCCTGCCGCGCTGGGCGAGGTCAAGGCCGCGGTCGCCGACTACCGGCTGGCGCTGGCCCGGCTGTGGCCCGCGGCGCAGGCGTTCCGGCACGCGCAGGAGGCTGTCGCGGAGGCCGAGGAGGATCTCGGCCGTACCCGGCAGCAGCTTGAGGCCGCCGCCGAGCTGGCGGCGACGGCGCGGGCCGAGGCCGACGCCGCCGCCGAGACGTACCGGGCGCTGGCCGAGACCGCCGGTGCCGCCGTCGACGAGCTGTTCCGGCGGCTCAACCAGGTGGAGCAGGAACTGCGCGAGCGCGAGAGCACCGAGCGGGCCGCCCGCCGCCGCGAGCAGGGCGCCCTGCAGGAACGCGGCAAGGCCGAGGGCGAGCTCGGCAACCTGCGCGAGCAGATCCAGGAGGCGTCCGGGACACGCGAGGCCGCCGTGGGCGAGTTCCGGGCGTTCGCCGCCACGGGCCTGTTGAACGTCGCGCTCGCCGACCTGGACGTACCCGACGCCGAGGGCGAGTGGGCCGCCACGCCCGCCGTGCTCCTGGCCCGCACGGTCAATGCCGAACTGGACGCCGTCGACGACGGCGACAGCCCTTGGGACCGGGTCCAGAAGAAGGTGGCCGAGGAGCACAAACTCCTGTCCGACGCCATGGCCAGGCACGGACACTCCGTCGGGCTGACCCTGCACGACGGAGTGATGATCGTGGACGTGGTCTTCCAGGGACGCAGCAGGGACGTTCCCGGGCTGGCCGCAGCGCTGGCGGAGGAGACCGGGCACCGGGCCAGGCTGTTGTCGGCCAAGGAACGCGAGATCCTGGAGAACCACCTGCTCAACGAGGTCGCCGGAACGCTGCACGAGCTGATCGCCGCGGCCGAGTCCGAGGTCCGGGAGATGAACTCCGAGCTGGAGTCCCGCCCCACGTCCACCGGCATGCGCCTGCGCCTGCTCTGGAAGACGGGCAGGAACGCCCCGGAAGGGCTGGACCGGGTCAGGGACAAACTCCGGCAGACCGTGGACGCCTGGTCCGTCGCCGACCGGTCCACGGTGGGCGCGTTCCTGCAGGAGCGGATCGCCCGCGAGCACGCCGACAACCCGGCCGCGGGCTGGACCGAGGCGCTGACCAAGGCTCTGGACTACCGGGCCTGGCACGAGTTCGCGATCCAGCGGCAGCAGGACGGGCAGTGGCGGGCCGCGACCGGTCCCGCCTCCGGCGGCGAGCGGGTGCTGGCCGCTTCGGTGCCGCTGTTCGCCGCGGCCTCGGCCCACTACAAGTCGGCGGGCAACCCGTACGCGCCCCGGCTGGTCGCCCTGGACGAGGCGTTCGCCGGGGTGGACGACGACTCACGGGCCAAGTGCCTGGGCCTGCTGGCCACCTTCGACATGGACGTGGTGATGACCAGCGAGCGCGAGTGGGGTTGTTACCCGCAGGTGCCCGGGCTGGCGATCTGCCAGCTCTCGCGGCGCGACGGCATCGACGCGGTGCTGGTCACGCCCTGGCGGTGGGACGGGCGCGAGCGGCGGCGAGCCGAGCGCCCGGCCGTCGCGGTGCCCGCGCCTGCCGCCCCGGCCGCCACCCGGCAGCACGGCCTGTTCGAATGA